A portion of the bacterium genome contains these proteins:
- a CDS encoding ferritin family protein — MLSQIPLNLSEVKKEDLNKEILRIGMLAELDAINLYEQMAAMTDNENIKKVVLDIAKEEKTHVGEFQALLLKEDQEQLKELEKGREEVEELTK; from the coding sequence ATGCTGTCACAAATACCCTTGAATCTCAGTGAAGTCAAAAAAGAAGACCTAAACAAAGAAATCTTAAGAATCGGAATGCTGGCTGAACTGGACGCCATAAATCTTTACGAACAAATGGCCGCCATGACCGATAACGAAAACATCAAAAAAGTTGTTCTTGACATAGCCAAAGAGGAAAAAACCCATGTGGGCGAATTTCAGGCGCTTTTACTAAAAGAAGACCAGGAGCAACTGAAAGAATTAGAAAAAGGAAGAGAAGAAGTTGAAGAGTTAACAAAATAA
- a CDS encoding ferredoxin-thioredoxin reductase catalytic domain-containing protein: MENNKIPKDKIEKIFAELFSGNKKRGYFLNPNENSTKSLIEALLINEQRYGYQACPCRLASGNKEEDFDIICPCDYRDADVAEYETCYCGLYVSKNVFENKKAIKPIPERRPNKVERIKLKTMEKETKKKEIGNLSYSVWRCEVCGYLCAREEAPDVCPICGASKERFARFI; this comes from the coding sequence ATGGAAAATAACAAGATACCGAAAGATAAAATAGAAAAAATATTTGCCGAACTTTTTTCCGGCAATAAAAAAAGGGGTTATTTTTTAAATCCGAACGAAAATTCCACCAAGAGTTTGATTGAGGCCCTGCTTATCAACGAACAAAGATACGGTTATCAGGCCTGCCCCTGCCGTTTGGCGAGCGGGAACAAAGAAGAAGACTTTGACATAATCTGCCCTTGCGATTATCGGGACGCTGATGTGGCGGAATATGAAACTTGTTATTGCGGCTTGTATGTTTCAAAAAATGTTTTTGAAAACAAAAAAGCGATTAAACCGATTCCCGAAAGAAGGCCGAACAAGGTCGAAAGAATAAAATTAAAAACAATGGAAAAAGAAACCAAAAAAAAAGAAATTGGCAATTTAAGCTACTCGGTTTGGCGCTGTGAAGTTTGCGGCTATCTCTGCGCCCGCGAAGAAGCGCCGGATGTCTGCCCTATCTGCGGCGCTTCCAAGGAAAGATTCGCTAGATTTATTTAG
- a CDS encoding glutaredoxin family protein encodes MSYKNQVKIVPGKKGKEIMVFSLSTCFWCKKTMDLLSEFNLEYGYIDFDLLEGRDQKEAYDEISKYNPNASFPTTVVNNGEKIIIGFDETEIKNLADGK; translated from the coding sequence ATGTCTTACAAAAACCAGGTTAAAATTGTTCCGGGAAAAAAAGGAAAAGAAATCATGGTCTTTTCGTTAAGCACTTGTTTCTGGTGTAAAAAAACCATGGATTTGCTAAGCGAGTTTAATCTGGAATACGGCTATATTGATTTTGACCTCTTAGAAGGCCGGGACCAGAAAGAAGCTTACGATGAAATTTCCAAATATAATCCCAACGCTTCTTTTCCCACGACTGTTGTCAATAACGGAGAAAAAATCATTATAGGATTTGACGAAACCGAAATAAAAAACTTAGCTGATGGAAAATAA
- a CDS encoding ZIP family metal transporter yields MQPIIFSIITFLSIFFGGLFAIKFKHKLHLIMGFTAGVLLGVVSFEIFPEIIEQIKINNFQSIEAMVALVAGFLLFHILEKTILIHHAHESDYAEHKHPHVGVASALALAGHSFMDGVGIGLGFQINAAVGLLIAIAVISHSFTDGINTVSLMLNHNNSDKKSKIFLLLHAIAPILGALSTLFFKVSPRFLVLYLGFFAGFLLYIGASDILPEAHSKHSSFKIIGLTLLGVIFIFIVTRFI; encoded by the coding sequence ATGCAACCAATAATTTTTTCTATAATAACTTTCCTTTCAATATTTTTTGGCGGCCTGTTTGCCATAAAATTTAAACACAAACTCCATCTGATTATGGGATTCACCGCGGGAGTCCTGCTCGGGGTCGTGAGTTTTGAAATTTTTCCGGAAATCATAGAGCAAATAAAAATTAATAACTTCCAATCAATTGAAGCGATGGTCGCTTTGGTAGCCGGCTTTTTGCTTTTCCATATTCTTGAAAAAACAATTCTCATCCACCACGCCCACGAAAGCGATTACGCGGAACACAAACATCCTCATGTCGGCGTTGCCTCGGCTTTAGCATTGGCAGGCCACAGTTTTATGGATGGAGTCGGTATCGGGCTTGGTTTTCAGATTAATGCCGCTGTCGGCCTATTAATCGCCATTGCCGTAATCTCCCACAGTTTCACCGACGGGATAAACACCGTGAGCTTGATGCTTAATCATAATAACAGCGATAAAAAATCCAAAATATTTTTACTCTTGCACGCCATAGCCCCAATTCTCGGAGCGTTATCAACGTTGTTTTTTAAAGTCTCTCCGCGCTTTTTGGTTTTATACTTGGGATTCTTCGCCGGCTTTCTGCTTTATATCGGCGCAAGCGATATCTTGCCGGAAGCCCATAGCAAACACAGCTCGTTTAAAATTATAGGTTTAACTTTATTAGGCGTTATTTTTATTTTTATAGTCACCCGTTTTATTTAG
- a CDS encoding DUF167 domain-containing protein, whose translation MKIFVKAKPKAKEEKIQKIDDTHYSVFVKEPPIQGKANRAIIKALAEYFKVSPFQVNIVSGHTSREKIIEIL comes from the coding sequence ATGAAAATCTTTGTTAAGGCAAAACCCAAGGCCAAGGAAGAAAAAATCCAAAAAATTGACGACACTCATTACTCGGTTTTCGTGAAAGAGCCGCCGATACAAGGAAAAGCTAACCGCGCGATAATCAAAGCCCTGGCCGAATATTTCAAAGTATCCCCTTTCCAAGTGAATATTGTTTCCGGACATACTTCCAGAGAAAAAATTATTGAGATTCTATAA